Proteins encoded together in one Ciona intestinalis chromosome 1, KH, whole genome shotgun sequence window:
- the duox-d gene encoding dual oxidase 2 isoform X2 encodes MMGQMAESEDHIISEDLRNSFHGSMEFSRTDKVATIIQRGRDHGLPDYNTAREDLGLKKKETIRDINPDLFKKDEKLLERLHSLHGGSPSNMDIYVGGMLESKDGRPGELFRSIILEQMVRLRDGDRFWFENLNNGLFTVDQVNGIFNVTFLDVLLRTYPELNLAGNTAFNPFIWSEESNKHICRQPYQMTGDNMTSCTTMQRQDDFNHNQISFLAIFCGVVFFAIACVIFMIYVGSWKEDKRNKEKTKTTSTYSEQDAFTAKEILGRKRHERKDVQVVLGPERDIQVITQENNTTHITHITESEEVVIMYTDSGKRKKMLLRCAKRTYDLILAFTGSSERDIFLTKLRLFFKQNDILWKERAIHEKHFFEEANTKDERDTELSNFYQAVIAQSMRMEFGIQISSFPENLVDIKLSQEEFASLLQMKSSSLFVQHIFTTADEDQDGFISFHDFRKIIVLFVKGSPNEKLRLLFDMFDLNQNGSLTKQQFKEMCVCTADTYQSTVDQNVLENVLSKVVPLKNDEEIQYLKFDDFKKLMDLPEMDEAMLNLTAPGKNKKSLAKSSKNERPNRGNFIQSPNVSTVENVMPDVYFQNSSKFRLAYRAIRRLFECYALHIFWTSLYIWITIGVFLWAFNSVRSNKAAGLGVIAGNALPLARASAAALMFNISTLLLTMCKNILTFLRETQLHLYIPFDAAVAFHKLVAWMALFFTALHIIAHGINFYSIQTQTPSDLLCLFRDLWFPSDYQPTFVFWCLQTLTGNTGVLLTIIFIVMYVFSLDYPRQVMFNWFQWIHFFGYISVYFFTVLHGSGMLIQIPSFYYYFLVPAILYTFDKLYSVYRKKLQLPVIKAEILPSDVVYLEFVRPSDFYYKAGQWVRIACVGLSKWEYHPFTLSSSPDEETLQLHIRAVGPWTRNIRNIYKEGEPYPKLYVDGPFGEGHQDWYKYEVAVLVGGGIGVTPFASILKDLVNKSTVGVGIPCKSVYFLWVARDQRQFEWLLDIIEETEKNDALGILSTHIFITEIPNKFDLRTTMLYVCEQHFKKVSEKSMFTGLNAVTHFGRPNFPDFLKTLSWKHSEVKKIGVFSCGPPSMTESVESACLKANKHKGPMYAHHFENF; translated from the exons ATGATGGGTCAGATGGCGGAATCTGAGGATCACATTATATCCGAAGATCTTCGAAATTCCTTTCACGGTTCAATGGAGTTTTCAAGAACTGACAAAGTTGCAACAATTATACAG aGGGGAAGAGACCATGGTCTACCAGATTACAATACTGCAAGAGAAGATTTGGGGTTAAAGAAGAAAGAAACTATCAGAGATATCAACCCAGACCTGtttaaaaaagatgaaaaa CTTCTTGAAAGATTGCATTCTCTTCATGGGGGATCTCCAAGTAACATGGATATCTATGTGGGCGGTATGCTTGAGAGCAAAGATGGAAGACCGGGTGAACTTTTCCGATCCATTATCCTTGAGCAAATGGTCAGGTTGCGAGACGGGGATCGATTCTGGTTCGAAAACTTGAATAATGG GTTGTTCACTGTTGACCAAGTTAACGGCATCTTTAACGTAACTTTCCTTGATGTTTTGTTACGAACCTACCCGGAGCTAAATCTTGCTGGAAATACAGCTTTCAATCCATTTATTTGGAGTGAAG AGAGCAACAAGCATATATGTAGGCAGCCATACCAGATGACAGGGGATAACATGACATCATGCACTACAATGCAACGACAGGATGATTTCAATCACAACCAAATATCATTTCTTGCTATCTTTTGTGGAGTTGTGTTTTTCGCaattg CCTGTGTCATCTTTATGATATATGTTGGATCTTGGAAAGAGgacaaaagaaacaaagaaaagacAAAAACAACATCGACTTATTCTGAACAAGATGCATTTACAGCAAAAGAAATTCTTGGAAGAAAAAGGCATGAACGTAAAGATGTGCAG GTTGTCCTTGGACCAGAACGAGATATACAAGTTATCACACAGGAAAATAACACAACTCATATTACTCATATAACTGAAAGTGAAGAGGTGGTCATAATGTACACAGACTCTGGAAAAAGGAAAAAGATGTTGTTGAGATGCGCGAAAAGAACTTATGACTTG ATTCTTGCATTTACTGGATCATCAGAACGCGACATATTTCTAACAAAGCttcgtttatttttcaaacaaaatgatATACTTTGGAAGGAAAGAGCAATCCATGAGAAACATTTCTTTGAGGAAGCAAACACAAAAGACGAACGAGACACTGAGTTATCAAACTTTTACCAAGCTGTTATTGCACAA TCAATGAGAATGGAATTTGGGATTCAAATCTCTAGTTTTCCTGAAAATCTGGTCGATATCAAATTAAGCCAAGAAGAATTTGCTTCTCTTCTTCAAATGAAATCctcttctttgtttgttcaaCATATCTTTACCACGGCTGACGAAGATCAAGATGGATTTATTTCTTTCCATGACTTCAGAAAGATCATTGTCTTGTTTGTGAAAG gaTCACCAAATGAGAAGTTAAGATTACTTTTTGATATGTttgatttaaaccaaaacgGATCTTTGACGAAACAACAGTTTAAAGAAATGTGTGT GTGCACGGCTGACACTTATCAGAGCACTGTAGATCAAAATGTTCTTGAAAACGTGTTGAGCAAAGTAGTTCCTCTAAAAAATGACGAAGAAATTCAGTATCTTAAGTTTGACGACTTTAAGAAACTGATGGACTTACCAGAAATGGATGAAGCTATGCTGAACTTAACTGCACCAG gaaaaaataagaaaagttTAGCAAAATCTTCTAAGAATGAGCGGCCCAATAGAGGAAATTTTATCCA ATCACCAAATGTTTCTACTGTGGAAAATGTGATGCCAGATGTCTATTTTCAAAATAGCAGTAAATTCCGTCTTGCATACCGTGCCATTAGAAGattgtttgaatgttatgCACTCCACATATTCTGGACTTCATTATATATTTGGATCACAATCGGGGTCTTTCTTTGGGCATTCA ATTCAGTTCGAAGCAATAAAGCAGCTGGACTTGGAGTTATTGCTGGTAATGCCCTTCCACTTGCAAGAGCATCTGCAGCAGCTTTGATGTTCAATATATCAACTCTTTTACTGACAATgtgcaaaaacattttaacttttttaagaGAAACTCAGCTTCATTTGTATATTCCTTTTGATGCAGCTGTTGCATTTCATAAGCTAGTAGCATGGATGGCACTCTTTTTCACTG CTTTACATATCATAGCCCATGGaatcaacttttattcaaTCCAAACTCAAACTCCATCAGATCTTCTCTGTTTGTTCAGAGACCTTTGGTTCCCCAGTGATTACCAACCTACTTTTGTGTTCTGGTGTTTGCAAACATtgactggcaacactggtgtATTACTGactattatatttattgtcaT GTATGTATTTTCTCTTGACTACCCCAGGCAAGTGATGTTCAATTGGTTTCAATGGATTCATTTCTTTGGTTATATCTCAGTTTACTTTTTCACTGTGCTTCATGGAAGTGGAATGCTCATTCAG ATACCCAGTTTCTATTACTATTTTCTGGTGCCGGCCATTTTGTATACATTTGATAAGCTGTACAGTGTGTATAGAAAGAAGCTTCAATTGCCTGTTATAAAAGCTGAAATCCTGCCTTCAGATGTTGTATATTTGGAGTTTGTAAGACCTTCTGATTTTTACTACAAGGCTGGCCAATGG gTACGCATTGCATGCGTTGGATTGTCAAAATGGGAATACCATCCATTTACACTATCCTCTTCACCTGATGAAGAAACTCTTCAGCTTCATATAAGAGCTGTTGGGCCTTGGACAAGAAACATTcgcaatatttacaaagaagGGGAACCTTATCCAAAG CTTTATGTGGATGGGCCATTTGGTGAAGGCCATCAGGATTGGTATAAATATGAAGTAGCAGTGTTAGTTGGGGGTGGTATTGGTGTCACTCCATTTGCATCTATTCTAAAAGATCTTGTCAATAAATCTACTGTTGGGGTTGGCATTCCATGCAAATCT GTGTATTTTTTGTGGGTTGCTCGTGACCAAAGGCAGTTCGAATGGTTATTGGATATCATTGAAGAAACGGAAAAAAATGATGCTTTAGGAATTCTAAGCACTCACATATTTATTACCGAAATACCAAATAAATTTGATCTCAGGACAACTATGCTT TATGTTTGTGAACAGCACTTCAAAAAAGTATCAGAAAAATCAATGTTCACTGGTTTGAATGCTGTCACACACTTTGGGAGACCTAACTTTCCTGACTTTTTAAAGACACTGTCATGGAAGCATTCTGAA GTAAAAAAGATTGGTGTTTTCAGCTGTGGTCCCCCTTCAATGACAGAGAGTGTTGAATCTGCCTGTTTAAAAGCCAACAAACACAAGGGCCCAATGTATGCCCATCACTTTGAAAACTTTTAA
- the duox-d gene encoding dual oxidase 2 isoform X1 — protein MNYLDTMVPPGGFIPKTFDSSKHGCNSSNSDEMDKWRTCNTYWNSDELFENATPFNIVYGMMGQMAESEDHIISEDLRNSFHGSMEFSRTDKVATIIQLLERLHSLHGGSPSNMDIYVGGMLESKDGRPGELFRSIILEQMVRLRDGDRFWFENLNNGLFTVDQVNGIFNVTFLDVLLRTYPELNLAGNTAFNPFIWSEESNKHICRQPYQMTGDNMTSCTTMQRQDDFNHNQISFLAIFCGVVFFAIACVIFMIYVGSWKEDKRNKEKTKTTSTYSEQDAFTAKEILGRKRHERKDVQVVLGPERDIQVITQENNTTHITHITESEEVVIMYTDSGKRKKMLLRCAKRTYDLILAFTGSSERDIFLTKLRLFFKQNDILWKERAIHEKHFFEEANTKDERDTELSNFYQAVIAQSMRMEFGIQISSFPENLVDIKLSQEEFASLLQMKSSSLFVQHIFTTADEDQDGFISFHDFRKIIVLFVKGSPNEKLRLLFDMFDLNQNGSLTKQQFKEMCVCTADTYQSTVDQNVLENVLSKVVPLKNDEEIQYLKFDDFKKLMDLPEMDEAMLNLTAPGKNKKSLAKSSKNERPNRGNFIQSPNVSTVENVMPDVYFQNSSKFRLAYRAIRRLFECYALHIFWTSLYIWITIGVFLWAFNSVRSNKAAGLGVIAGNALPLARASAAALMFNISTLLLTMCKNILTFLRETQLHLYIPFDAAVAFHKLVAWMALFFTALHIIAHGINFYSIQTQTPSDLLCLFRDLWFPSDYQPTFVFWCLQTLTGNTGVLLTIIFIVMYVFSLDYPRQVMFNWFQWIHFFGYISVYFFTVLHGSGMLIQIPSFYYYFLVPAILYTFDKLYSVYRKKLQLPVIKAEILPSDVVYLEFVRPSDFYYKAGQWVRIACVGLSKWEYHPFTLSSSPDEETLQLHIRAVGPWTRNIRNIYKEGEPYPKLYVDGPFGEGHQDWYKYEVAVLVGGGIGVTPFASILKDLVNKSTVGVGIPCKSVYFLWVARDQRQFEWLLDIIEETEKNDALGILSTHIFITEIPNKFDLRTTMLYVCEQHFKKVSEKSMFTGLNAVTHFGRPNFPDFLKTLSWKHSEVKKIGVFSCGPPSMTESVESACLKANKHKGPMYAHHFENF, from the exons ATGAACTACCTTGATACCATGGTACCACCGGGAGGTTTTATTCCGAAAACTTTCGACAG TTCAAAACATGGTTGTAACTCCAGCAACTCGGACGAGATGGATAAATGGAGAACCTGCAACACGTATTGGAATTCCGAC GAATTATTTGAGAATGCTACCCCGTTTAATATCGTGTATGGTATGATGGGTCAGATGGCGGAATCTGAGGATCACATTATATCCGAAGATCTTCGAAATTCCTTTCACGGTTCAATGGAGTTTTCAAGAACTGACAAAGTTGCAACAATTATACAG CTTCTTGAAAGATTGCATTCTCTTCATGGGGGATCTCCAAGTAACATGGATATCTATGTGGGCGGTATGCTTGAGAGCAAAGATGGAAGACCGGGTGAACTTTTCCGATCCATTATCCTTGAGCAAATGGTCAGGTTGCGAGACGGGGATCGATTCTGGTTCGAAAACTTGAATAATGG GTTGTTCACTGTTGACCAAGTTAACGGCATCTTTAACGTAACTTTCCTTGATGTTTTGTTACGAACCTACCCGGAGCTAAATCTTGCTGGAAATACAGCTTTCAATCCATTTATTTGGAGTGAAG AGAGCAACAAGCATATATGTAGGCAGCCATACCAGATGACAGGGGATAACATGACATCATGCACTACAATGCAACGACAGGATGATTTCAATCACAACCAAATATCATTTCTTGCTATCTTTTGTGGAGTTGTGTTTTTCGCaattg CCTGTGTCATCTTTATGATATATGTTGGATCTTGGAAAGAGgacaaaagaaacaaagaaaagacAAAAACAACATCGACTTATTCTGAACAAGATGCATTTACAGCAAAAGAAATTCTTGGAAGAAAAAGGCATGAACGTAAAGATGTGCAG GTTGTCCTTGGACCAGAACGAGATATACAAGTTATCACACAGGAAAATAACACAACTCATATTACTCATATAACTGAAAGTGAAGAGGTGGTCATAATGTACACAGACTCTGGAAAAAGGAAAAAGATGTTGTTGAGATGCGCGAAAAGAACTTATGACTTG ATTCTTGCATTTACTGGATCATCAGAACGCGACATATTTCTAACAAAGCttcgtttatttttcaaacaaaatgatATACTTTGGAAGGAAAGAGCAATCCATGAGAAACATTTCTTTGAGGAAGCAAACACAAAAGACGAACGAGACACTGAGTTATCAAACTTTTACCAAGCTGTTATTGCACAA TCAATGAGAATGGAATTTGGGATTCAAATCTCTAGTTTTCCTGAAAATCTGGTCGATATCAAATTAAGCCAAGAAGAATTTGCTTCTCTTCTTCAAATGAAATCctcttctttgtttgttcaaCATATCTTTACCACGGCTGACGAAGATCAAGATGGATTTATTTCTTTCCATGACTTCAGAAAGATCATTGTCTTGTTTGTGAAAG gaTCACCAAATGAGAAGTTAAGATTACTTTTTGATATGTttgatttaaaccaaaacgGATCTTTGACGAAACAACAGTTTAAAGAAATGTGTGT GTGCACGGCTGACACTTATCAGAGCACTGTAGATCAAAATGTTCTTGAAAACGTGTTGAGCAAAGTAGTTCCTCTAAAAAATGACGAAGAAATTCAGTATCTTAAGTTTGACGACTTTAAGAAACTGATGGACTTACCAGAAATGGATGAAGCTATGCTGAACTTAACTGCACCAG gaaaaaataagaaaagttTAGCAAAATCTTCTAAGAATGAGCGGCCCAATAGAGGAAATTTTATCCA ATCACCAAATGTTTCTACTGTGGAAAATGTGATGCCAGATGTCTATTTTCAAAATAGCAGTAAATTCCGTCTTGCATACCGTGCCATTAGAAGattgtttgaatgttatgCACTCCACATATTCTGGACTTCATTATATATTTGGATCACAATCGGGGTCTTTCTTTGGGCATTCA ATTCAGTTCGAAGCAATAAAGCAGCTGGACTTGGAGTTATTGCTGGTAATGCCCTTCCACTTGCAAGAGCATCTGCAGCAGCTTTGATGTTCAATATATCAACTCTTTTACTGACAATgtgcaaaaacattttaacttttttaagaGAAACTCAGCTTCATTTGTATATTCCTTTTGATGCAGCTGTTGCATTTCATAAGCTAGTAGCATGGATGGCACTCTTTTTCACTG CTTTACATATCATAGCCCATGGaatcaacttttattcaaTCCAAACTCAAACTCCATCAGATCTTCTCTGTTTGTTCAGAGACCTTTGGTTCCCCAGTGATTACCAACCTACTTTTGTGTTCTGGTGTTTGCAAACATtgactggcaacactggtgtATTACTGactattatatttattgtcaT GTATGTATTTTCTCTTGACTACCCCAGGCAAGTGATGTTCAATTGGTTTCAATGGATTCATTTCTTTGGTTATATCTCAGTTTACTTTTTCACTGTGCTTCATGGAAGTGGAATGCTCATTCAG ATACCCAGTTTCTATTACTATTTTCTGGTGCCGGCCATTTTGTATACATTTGATAAGCTGTACAGTGTGTATAGAAAGAAGCTTCAATTGCCTGTTATAAAAGCTGAAATCCTGCCTTCAGATGTTGTATATTTGGAGTTTGTAAGACCTTCTGATTTTTACTACAAGGCTGGCCAATGG gTACGCATTGCATGCGTTGGATTGTCAAAATGGGAATACCATCCATTTACACTATCCTCTTCACCTGATGAAGAAACTCTTCAGCTTCATATAAGAGCTGTTGGGCCTTGGACAAGAAACATTcgcaatatttacaaagaagGGGAACCTTATCCAAAG CTTTATGTGGATGGGCCATTTGGTGAAGGCCATCAGGATTGGTATAAATATGAAGTAGCAGTGTTAGTTGGGGGTGGTATTGGTGTCACTCCATTTGCATCTATTCTAAAAGATCTTGTCAATAAATCTACTGTTGGGGTTGGCATTCCATGCAAATCT GTGTATTTTTTGTGGGTTGCTCGTGACCAAAGGCAGTTCGAATGGTTATTGGATATCATTGAAGAAACGGAAAAAAATGATGCTTTAGGAATTCTAAGCACTCACATATTTATTACCGAAATACCAAATAAATTTGATCTCAGGACAACTATGCTT TATGTTTGTGAACAGCACTTCAAAAAAGTATCAGAAAAATCAATGTTCACTGGTTTGAATGCTGTCACACACTTTGGGAGACCTAACTTTCCTGACTTTTTAAAGACACTGTCATGGAAGCATTCTGAA GTAAAAAAGATTGGTGTTTTCAGCTGTGGTCCCCCTTCAATGACAGAGAGTGTTGAATCTGCCTGTTTAAAAGCCAACAAACACAAGGGCCCAATGTATGCCCATCACTTTGAAAACTTTTAA
- the LOC100177536 gene encoding D-2-hydroxyglutarate dehydrogenase, mitochondrial-like has product MNLARSFTALNKLLGFVQISRTCVAQSHSQPALTAETYNVKRGNYSTANASDLDAFRNIVGDNNVVTEASELQGNNVDWIKTVRGQSTVLLKPKTTTEVSRILKHCNERKLAVCPQGGNTGLVGGSVPVFDEIILSTQRMNEVISVDPFSGVMVCQAGCILEKANQDLLEHDLIVPLDLGAKGSCHLGGNISTNAGGLRLLRYGSLRGSVLGVEAVLADGTVLDCLSKLRKDNTGYDIKQLMIGSEGTLGFVTAVSILCPQKPKSVNVVFLGVDKFEDLLLLLRKAKQDLGEILSAVEFVDSDCIGLVGKHLKLVNPIGEYEFYMLIETSGSNSQHDEEKLSSFVEDIITSQLAKDGTIATDFNKMQSIWKLRESVAEALTHDGYTFKYDVSLPAHVMYDMVHDTRKHLKGLYNSVVGYGHLGDGNLHLNVTCPEYNKTIASAIEPFVYEWTAKHNGSISAEHGLGFKKRNYISYTKSKESINFMMKIKQMFDPNMILNPYKTLPDKL; this is encoded by the exons atgaacttaGCACGCAGTTTTACTGCGTTAAATAAACTGCTTGGTTTTGTCCAAATATCTCGAACGTGTGTTGCGCAATCTCATTCACAACCTGCTCTTACAGCAGAAACTTACAACGTAAAAAG GGGAAATTACTCAACTGCAAATGCATCAGACTTGGATGCTTTTAGAAATATAGTGGGTGATAACAATGTGGTCACTGAAGCAAGTGAATTACAAGGCAATAATGTTGACTGGATAAAAACTGTAAGAGGACAAAGCACA GTTCTTTTGAAACCAAAGACAACTACGGAAGTTTCCAGAATATTAAAACACTGCAATGAAAGAAAACTAGCAGTTTGTCCTCAG GGTGGAAACACTGGTCTAGTTGGAGGCAGTGTACCTGTGTTCGATGAAATAATTTTGTCAACTCAAAGAATGAATGAAGTTATTTCTGTTGACCCGTTTTCAg GAGTTATGGTGTGCCAAGCTGGGTGTATTCTTGAAAAGGCGAATCAAGACTTACTGGAGCACGATCTGATTGTTCCTCTTGATTTGGGAGCGAAAGGAAGTTGTCATCTTGGAGGAAACATTTCCACTAATGCGGGAGGACTTCGATTACTAAGATACGGATCACTCAGAGGAAGTGTGCTGGGTGTGGAAGCG GTTCTAGCCGACGGTACGGTGCTTGACTGTCTGTCCAAGCTTCGTAAAGATAACACAGGTTACGATATAAAACAACTCATGATTGGGTCAGAAGGAACGCTTGGGTTCGTCACTGCTGTTTCCATTCTCTGCCCACAAAAACCTAAATCTGTTAACGTGGTGTTTTTAG GTGTGGATAAGTTTGAAGACTTACTTTTGTTACTGAGAAAAGCTAAGCAGGATCTTGGGGAAATTCTTTCAGCTGTTGAGTTTGTGGATTCCGATTGCATTGGACTTGTTGGAAAGCATCTAAAGTTGGTGAATCCAATAGGAGAGTATGAATTCTACATGCTCATTGAAACAtcag GTTCCAACAGTCAACATGATGAGGAAAAACTTTCATCATTTGTTGAAGATATTATAACATCACAGTTAGCTAAAGATGGTACTATTGCAACTGACTTTAACAAAATGCAG TCCATATGGAAACTGAGAGAAAGTGTGGCTGAAGCTTTGACACACGATGGATATACTTTTAAATACGACGTGTCCTTACCTGCCCATGTTATGTATGATATGGTACACGACACAAGGAAACATCTGAAGGGATTGTATAACTCTGTTGTGGGTTACGGCCATTTAG GTGATGGTAACCTTCATTTGAACGTGACATGTCCTGAATATAACAAAACCATCGCATCGGCAATTGAACCTTTTGTTTACGAATGGACAGCTAAGCACAATGGTAGTATAAGTGCTGAACATGGTTTAGG gTTTAAGAAGAGAAACTACATCTCATACACAAAGAGCAAAGAATCGATAAATTTTATGATGAAAATTAAGCAAATGTTTGATCCAAACATGATTTTAAACCCGTATAAGACGCTTCCGGATAAGTTGTAA